A genomic window from Silene latifolia isolate original U9 population chromosome Y, ASM4854445v1, whole genome shotgun sequence includes:
- the LOC141634045 gene encoding uncharacterized protein LOC141634045, protein MASGSSKRPLPGSSSTSTGGFDFASDDILCSYEDYVHQNENENQNTNSGAPTLSDPANPTQDFQKSRISRSSMFPATNVYSQPEESLNQELLSTVERTMKKYADNLMRFLEGISSRLSQLELYCYNLDKSISEMRTDLVRDHGDADSKLKFLVKHLQEVHRSVQILRDKQELAETQKELAKLHFTQKDSSSTQEDGAVVSAPESKKSDDGPDTHNTQLALALPNQITTQPSQPSQQSSTAPPQPLPQAISQLPPYYLPNPHNHSQPSYLPVDPQYRVPQSSQPQMNPQQYPQYQQQWSQQVSQPMPPPQQPSMLPPQKSPMQPPQQSPNQIRAQTPQSQVYPSYVTTQPSNLPPEPMQVPFPGSQLSGGSRPEAMPYGYGGPARPVQPQPQPPPQQMKGGFPAHQGDGYATGGAHPPMSSGGTYMLYDSEGGRPLHASQQTHYPQSGYPPVNPSPPNMPPPSNNSLMIRSPSPQQYVRSHPYNELIDKLVSMGYRGDQVMSVIQRLEESGQAVDFNALLDRLNGHSSGSSQRSW, encoded by the exons ATGGCGTCCGGATCTTCAAAACGACCTTTACCTGGTAGCAGTAGCACTTCTACAGGCGGCTTCGATTTCGCATCCGATGATATTTTGTGTTCTTACGAAGATTATGTTCaccaaaatgaaaatgaaaatcaaAATACTAACTCTGGTGCTCCTACTCTTTCTGATCCTGCTAATCCTACCCAG GATTTCCAGAAAAGCAGAATTTCCAGGTCATCCATGTTTCCTGCGACTAATGTATACAGTCAGCCAGAAGAATCCTTGAACCAGGAGCTTCTTTCAACTGTTGAGAGGACCATGAAAAAGTATGCTGACAATCTCATGCGTTTTCTTGAAGGGATTAGTTCACGCCTGTCACAGTTGGAACTGTACTGCTACAACCTTGATAAATCAATAAGTGAAATGCGCACTGATTTGGTTCGCGATCATGGGGATGCAGACTCGAAGCTGAAATTTTTGGTGAAGCACCTACAAGAG GTCCATCGATCAGTCCAGATACTAAGGGACAAACAAGAACTGGCTGAAACTCAGAAAGAACTAGCTAAACTCCATTTTACTCAGAAGGATTCCTCATCTACTCAGGAGGATGGAGCTGTTGTCTCTGCCCCGGAGTCCAAGAAGAGTGACGATGGGCCTGACACACATAATACCCAGCTGGCTCTGGCTCTACCCAATCAGATAACCACACAACCTTCACAACCCAGTCAGCAGTCTTCTACGGCTCCACCTCAGCCTCTGCCACAAGCTATAAGCCAGCTCCCACCATATTACCTACCGAATCCTCACAATCACTCTCAACCATCTTATCTTCCAGTCGATCCTCAATATCGTGTGCCCCAATCATCGCAACCTCAAATGAATCCCCAGCAATACCCTCAGTATCAGCAACAGTGGTCTCAACAAGTCAGCCAGCCTATGCCACCCCCTCAGCAACCATCAATGCTGCCACCTCAGAAATCACCAATGCAACCACcacaacaatcaccaaatcaaATAAGAGCTCAGACCCCACAATCACAAGTCTATCCTTCTTACGTGACTACTCAGCCGTCAAATCTTCCTCCAGAACCGATGCAAGTTCCATTTCCAGGAAGTCAGCTTTCAGGAGGAAGTCGTCCCGAGGCAATGCCATACGGCTATGGTGGGCCGGCAAGACCAGTTCAGCCACAGCCTCAGCCTCCACCTCAGCAAATGAAGGGTGGCTTTCCAGCTCATCAGGGTGATGGGTATGCAACTGGCGGTGCCCACCCACCAATGTCTTCTGGAGGAACCTATATGTTATATGACAGCGAAGGAGGCCGACCTCTTCACGCTTCCCAACAAACCCACTACCCTCAGAGTGGATATCCTCCGGTGAATCCTTCGCCCCCCAACATGCCACCTCCGAGCAATAACAGTCTCATGATCCGAAGTCCCAGCCCCCAGCAATATGTTCGGAGCCACCCTTACAATGAGCTGATTGACAAGCTTGTGAGCATGGGTTATAGGGGTGATCAAGTCATGAGTGTGATTCAGAGGCTCGAGGAGAGTGGGCAGGCTGTGGATTTCAATGCTCTGCTCGACAGGTTAAACGGACACTCCTCGGGGAGTTCTCAAAGGAGCTGGTAA